In Candidatus Spechtbacteria bacterium, the DNA window CGGGAATTACTATTCCAAATCCTCTGATTTTTTTTCAAGGCGTGTCTGTAGAGGACAAAATGATGTTTGCCAGCAACCTCGCAATTATGGTGTTTGCGGGAGTTCCTCTCACGCGCGCCTTGGTGACATTATCGCGACAAACGCAAAATGAAGAATTCGTTCGAGCGTTGCTTGATATTGAATCGAATATAAAACAAGGCAAGCAGTTTTCCCAAGCGCTCGCGCAGCATCCCAAAATTTTTAACACCCTTTTTGTGAGTATGGTGTCGGTGGGGGAAGCAAGCGGAACACTGGTGAATGTTCTTAATATTCTTAGCAAACAGTTAAAGAAAGAGCACGAACTTCGTTCGCGCATTAAAGGCGCTCTTATTTATCCCGCCGTTATTATTACCGCGATGGTCGTAATCGGAGTGCTGATGATGGTGTTTGTGATTCCTGTCCTTTCCCATGCGTTTAACGATCTAGCCGTTGATCTGCCCATTACAACACGCGCCATTCTAGGCGCGGGAGGTTTTTTCCAACATTACTGGTGGGCTATCGGGATTGGGACTGCCATAGTCATCTATGGCATAAGGCGTTTTTTCGCAACCAAATTCGGCAGCGATATTTTTGATTGGTTCTTATTGCACGCGTGGCTGCTTAGCGGAGTAAATAAACAAATAAATACCGCGCAATTCTCGCGCACACTCTCCTCCCTTGTTTCGGGCGGCGTGCCTATTCTTGAAAGTTTGCGCATCACAGCCGATACGTTGGGCAATCATTATTACAAAGACTCTCTTGTCACCGCGCGGGAAAATGTGCAGCAAGGCAAAACTCTCCACGAAGCGCTTGATCCATATATCATATTGTATACGCCGCTTGTTATTCAAATGATTGAAGTTGGCGAGGAAACGGGAAAGCTCGCGGATATTCTCAATCAGCTAGCGAGTTT includes these proteins:
- a CDS encoding type II secretion system F family protein, producing the protein MPLFLYQAKSADGKTVIGEQEAKNKAELAHALKAQNFLLIFATIKNAAGGKEQTGITIPNPLIFFQGVSVEDKMMFASNLAIMVFAGVPLTRALVTLSRQTQNEEFVRALLDIESNIKQGKQFSQALAQHPKIFNTLFVSMVSVGEASGTLVNVLNILSKQLKKEHELRSRIKGALIYPAVIITAMVVIGVLMMVFVIPVLSHAFNDLAVDLPITTRAILGAGGFFQHYWWAIGIGTAIVIYGIRRFFATKFGSDIFDWFLLHAWLLSGVNKQINTAQFSRTLSSLVSGGVPILESLRITADTLGNHYYKDSLVTARENVQQGKTLHEALDPYIILYTPLVIQMIEVGEETGKLADILNQLASFYEDEVSNLTQNLSSIIEPVLMIVIGVAVGFFAMSIIQPMYSIMNKL